A genomic stretch from Silurus meridionalis isolate SWU-2019-XX chromosome 1, ASM1480568v1, whole genome shotgun sequence includes:
- the quo gene encoding quattro isoform X1 — MNSSSLDWSIQGALSSLYPPFEATAPTVLSQLFRTIEARYQGDALQCFLDYLIPAKHILESVQQAACAEYSDVLFQCEGWPLCLRDRVVVQLAPINPLLLRPGDFYLQVEPFGEQSARIVLKSLLVQDDLLAQEDLLLLAGFRAQEGPAVEETPIPETSYSCIFTEAWLKEINEGRLGNQLHQCVLSSDQGIVKVPWAEVINPEFLDRPKAKTTCISAGLIQDNSQEEANSQFHVNMSFSKTPVEPKTMALPTKNGVAVSHHLVKRGNKFVLMEQRKPVSNPVGKPVGWVSPNTWDSRPNKELEGEYVDLLDLAKEKDPLNFKITVIPSVPISFRPHSPLSKEDSPPCVQTSRLVDELHVPKSLKNNQVSKDQQKATESKGRHRQSYLAAIKNPVSFEKAGTTLPLDETWPGLGETEPAYEAQSVDLGIESLSSSPMQGLNQNLLQSCPESVEHDQNLVQSSMNTMHLSTALPSLNEAEQPLHLLNKKSPESLQKTLLEHTGAINVNRQEPHQIWTNLHKHHKTQHLPKMGLRALPDLRNQRQETGVYKCQGAGMGRKMDQFVYGLAPPHKSLQQSTGQKPYIFSQPQNNLNMLQEEKGQIEQNKQCGEIAVKAMKVLGKSRPKARSTSLVSESSRECSQEDRPANRSRSDVYPEIIPMVPGVQVQRSKKCTSFGLVSPKLDRWKAAKNGMSATGSAEQITTVQNGAVLQNSSDQLQSLSPEHGSQLTALSHDPSIKNVLQLGIICLPGSRDRAGRAVLEIHGGKKGWASPLLSPLVLSKAILFLHSIPRKQVRDLGLTVIINSQIVQIPSVLYKALLMVQEQVLRAVHSVLLLVEKDQSPRADRPPGLQMEIITSLKALLKSVDGQQLTSELGGSFPYNHTEWIQFYQKLFIFERDLHGAALLLQNAIQKLDSNKKTDTAEDVRRCSQEQKSAMKQVLEDTHMVTLQRDGGAILARMRKEECRFSQSEDYSDSMEAVMCLYNQVEEGVHTLVMRSNQSLQHLDHVLLLRETEEQLNTTREWCEEEARKWQRDLDPAEEPREILEQRLADVNDVLTQAKDSKNKAIALMNDVERKIQGTCYPETNIFHIHMTKFKSDLAAFMVQAEQRKFNLEAFIRLLHFCEQAFALTKECSHFLEHMEMGCYTETSNISKLKSFQERFKAFLPEHFEEEKSNAMTEKHHGVVRVWSEACSVCQEVRQILDEKLLELDRKLKLQSFPQRDETMVKNDKASPHTPTSRKTSYSLAHVEVQSQQCEAYRQIQNAQCESVHIHKQSTLENTLTDKLVKFPREHYSEADLRNDDFVGRSERNRALGRSHSEGSCVRSFSPMLTGSSLSVHQKTSMSKPSIFLPDRECVANHKDSFCSDFSDMKLEWIQKDSRGKPSVTVDDQDSQISRQESFCSSVSSPGLCWMKKENCSRVYLHDKNAGYPSRDSITADRLEDTSDCNSTIEMENSNNLLKLQHIMEELLQTEKEYVKALGYVMEHYFPELERQDVPQDLRGQRGSIFGNLEKLREFHQHNFLNELELCLRHPFRVGRCFLRHKESFGLYALYSKNKPRSDHLLINHGKEFFKQKQQLLGDKMDLSSYLLKPVQRISKYGLLLQDMLQECDATSHKAPERAELQAALEVIQFQLRHGNNLLAMDDIQECDVNLKEQGQLIRQDEFLMTFRKKKYYRHIFLFQELILFSKTKKTEVGNDIYIYKQSFKTSDIGMTHNCGDSGLCFEIWFRRRKSQDTYTLQARSYEVKKDWTKDLERILWEQAIHNREIRMQERVFMGIGCKPFMDIKPSEAAICDRAIKCALTGRDCKAPVFSGLSDIEQGYPAQRPNSTGSASYVSTCSHSSSSSSSGRGSVSPVGYHIDLSRRAVSVSDPGGFSNLGEHDLDQENIRQNQLADSSVSSGESVSGFSGSGYSLQSVIGGEHEVPQVSDIGLGKPFPHKIDDQKQHKDKPSKLQNQKQDKPLKVQGNNQMGKSTEV; from the exons ATG AATTCCTCCTCTCTGGACTGGTCCATTCAGGGTGCACTGTCATCTCTTTACCCCCCATTTGAGGCCACCGCTCCAACGGTCCTGAGCCAGCTCTTCCGTACCATCGAGGCACGTTACCAGGGAGACGCGCTGCAGTGCTTTTTGGATTACCTCATTCCAGCCAAACACATCCTAGAGAGTGTGCAGCAGGCTGCCTGT GCTGAGTATTCTGATGTTTTGTTCCAGTGTGAAGGTTGGCCTCTCTGTTTAAGAGACCGTGTGGTGGTTCAACTAGCTCCCATTAACCCCTTATTATTACGTCCTGGAGACTTCTATTTACAAGTGGAACCATTTGGGGAACAGTCAGCTCGTATAGTCCTCAAGAGCCTCCTTGTGCAGGATGATCTTTTGGCACAGGAAGATCTGTTGTTACTAGCAGGTTTTAGGGCACAAGAAGGCCCTGCTGTGGAGGAGACTCCCATCCCAGAGACTTCCTATTCTTGCATTTTTACTGAAGCTTGGTTAAAGGAAATCAATGAGGGTCGTCTTGGTAATCAGCTGCATCAATGTGTGCTTTCTTCTGATCAGGGAATTGTGAAGGTGCCCTGGGCAGAAGTGATCAACCCTGAATTTCTGGACAGGCCAAAAGctaaaacaacatgcataaGTGCAGGTTTAATACAGGATAATTCTCAGGAAGAGGCCAACTCACAGTTTCATGTAAACATGTCATTTTCCAAAACACCTGTTGAACCAAAAACTATGGCCCTTCCAACTAAGAATGGTGTTGCAGTTTCACATCATTTAGTGAAGCGGGGCAACAAATTTGTTCTAATGGAACAACGGAAACCTGTGAGCAATCCTGTAGGCAAACCTGTTGGCTGGGTTTCCCCAAATACGTGGGACAGCAGGCCCAATAAAGAACTGGAGGGGGAGTATGTCGATCTACTGGATTTAGCCAAAGAAAAGGAtcctttaaactttaaaataacCGTTATACCTTCAGTTCCAATATCTTTTAGACCTCATTCCCCTCTTTCAAAGGAAGACAGCCCCCCATGTGTTCAAACATCAAGGCTGGTTGATGAGCTACATGTtccaaaaagtttaaaaaataatcaggtTTCTAAAGATCAACAGAAAGCTACAGAATCCAAGGGTAGGCATCGACAGTCTTACCTAGCAGCTATAAAAAACCCAGTGAGCTTTGAGAAGGCAGGCACAACATTACCCCTGGATGAAACATGGCCAGGCTTAGGAGAAACAGAACCAGCATATGAGGCACAAAGTGTTGACCTTGGGATTGAGTCTTTAAGCAGTTCACCAATGCAGGGTTTAAACCAAAACCTATTACAATCCTGTCCAGAGTCAGTTGAACATGATCAAAACTTAGTTCAAAGTAGTATGAACACAATGCACCTTTCCACAGCACTACCAAGTCTTAACGAAGCTGAACAGCCATTGCACTTGCTTAATAAAAAATCTCCAGAGAGTCTTCAGAAAACTTTACTGGAACATACTGGAGCAATTAATGTCAACAGGCAAGAACCGCATCAGATTTGGACCAATTTGCATAAGCATCACAAAACCCAACATTTGCCTAAAATGGGACTAAGGGCTTTGCCAGATCTTAGAAATCAGAGACAAGAGACTGGTGTCTACAAATGTCAAGGTGCAGGCATGGGAAGGAAAATGGATCAGTTTGTGTATGGCCTAGCACCTCCTCATAAATCACTTCAACAATCTACCGGACAGAAACCTTATATATTTTCTCAACCACAGAACAATCTGAACATGCTTCAAGAAGAAAAAGGTCAAATTGAACAAAACAAGCAATGTGGTGAAATTGCTGTGAAGGCAATGAAAGTTTTAGGGAAAAGCAGGCCTAAAGCACGTTCAACTTCCTTAGTATCCGAGTCATCCAGGGAGTGTTCACAGGAGGATAGGCCAGCCAACAGGAGTCGCAGTGATGTCTATCCAGAGATCATTCCAATGGTTCCTGGAGTTCAAGTCCAACGAAGCAAGAAATGCACATCCTTTGGGCTTGTGTCCCCAAAACTAGACAGATGGAAAGCAGCAAAAAATG GCATGTCTGCTACTGGGTCAGCTGAACAGATTACCACAGTCCAAAATGGGGCAGTGCTCCAGAACTCCTCAGACCAGTTACAAAGCCTCTCTCCTGAACATGGAAGCCAGCTTACTGCCCTTTCACATGACCCCAGCATCAAGAATGTTCTCCAACTGGGCATCATCTGTCTGCCAG GCAGTCGTGACAGAGCTGGAAGAGCTGTGCTTGAAATCCATGGAGGAAAGAAAGGCTGGGCATCCCCTCTGCTCTCTCCTTTGGTACTTAGCAAAGCGATCCTTTTCCTTCACTCCATTCCAAG GAAACAAGTGAGAGATCTGGGATTGACAGTCATAATCAACAGCCAGATTGTTCAAATTCCCTCAGTGCTCTATAAAGCATTGCTAATGGTACAG GAGCAGGTCCTCCGTGCTGtgcacagtgttttgttgttagtGGAAAAAGACCAAAGTCCTCGTGCAGACAGACCACCAGGATTACAG ATGGAAATTATTACCTCACTAAAAGCTCTTCTTAAGAGTGTTGATGGACAGCAGCTGACAAGTGAACTTGGAGGATCTTTCCCTTACAATCACACTGAATGGATTCAGTTTTACCAA AAACTCTTCATCTTTGAGAGGGACCTTCATGGAGCAGCCCTGTTGTTACAGAATGCTATACAAAAATTGGACAGTAACAAGAAGACTGACACTGCAGAG GATGTGAGGAGATGTAGCCAAGAACAGAAGAGTGCCATGAAGCAGGTACTTGAGGATACACACATGGTCACTCTTCAAAGGGATGGTGGTGCTATACTAGCCAGAATGAGGAAAGAAGAATGTAGATTTTCTCAGTCTGAAGACTACAG TGACTCAATGGAGGCTGTGATGTGTTTATATAATCAGGTGGAAGAAGGAGTTCACACATTAGTTATGAGGTCCAATCAATCACTGCAGCATCTAGATCATGTGCTGCTGCTGAGGGAAACAGAGGAACAACTTAACACA ACCAGAGAGTGGTGTGAAGAGGAGGCTAGGAAATGGCAGAGGGACCTTGACCCAGCAGAAGAACCAAGGGAGATACTGGAGCAAAGACTTGCAGATGTTAATGATGTCCTTACTCAGGCAAAG gatagcaaaaacaaagcaattgCATTGATGAACGATGTGGAGAGAAAAATCCAGGGAACATGTTATCCTGAGACTAACATTTTCCATATTCACATGACAAAGTTCAAATCCGACTTGGCAGCTTTCATGGTGCAAGCTGAGCAGCGTAAATTTAACCTGGAGGCATTCATTCGTCTGCTTCACTTCTGTGAACAG GCTTTCGCTCTTACTAAAGAATGCAGTCATTTCTTGGAACACATGGAGATGGGCTGCTACACAGAGACTTCCAACATCAGCAAGCTGAAATCTTTTCAGGAGAGATTTAAAGCCTTTTTGCCTGAGCACTTTGAGGAGGAGAAGAGTAACGCCATGACCGAGAAGCATCATGGAGTGGTTCGTGTGTGGAGTGAAGCTTGTTCAGTGTGCCAAGAGGTTAGGCAGATACTGGATGAGAAGCTGCTAGAGTTGGATAGAAAGCTAAAGCTTCAAAGTTTTCCACAGAGGGATGAAACCATGGTGAAGAATGATAAAGCCTCTCCGCACACTCCTACTTCCCGCAAAACAAGTTACTCCCTGGCTCATGTTGAGGTCCAATCTCAGCAGTGTGAAGCTTATAGACAGATTCAGAATGCTCAGTGTGAAtctgtacatatacacaaacaatcAACATTGGAAAACACCTTAACGGATAAATTAGTAAAGTTTCCTCGTGAGCACTATAGTGAGGCTGATCTCAGAAATGATGACTTTGTTGGTAGGAGTGAGAGAAATCGAGCATTAGGCAGATCCCATAGCGAGGGCTCTTGTGTAAGAAGCTTTAGTCCTATGTTAACTGGGTCTTCATTGTCTGTGCACCAGAAAACATCTATGAGCAAACCCAGTATATTTCTACCTGACCGAGAATGTGTTGCAAATCATAAAGACAGCTTCTGCTCAGACTTTTCTGATATGAAACTAGAATGGATCCAAAAGGATAGCAGAGGTAAACCCAGCGTCACTGTGGATGACCAAGATTCTCAAATATCTCGGCAAGAGAGCTTTTGCTCTAGTGTTTCCAGCCCGGGATTATGCTGGATGAAAAAGGAGAACTGCAGCAGGGTCTACCTGCATGATAAAAATGCAGGCTACCCCTCTAGAGACTCTATAACAGCAGACAGGCTAGAGGATACCTCAGACTGCAACTCCACCATAGAAATGGAGAACAGCAATAATTTACT TAAACTGCAGCATATCATGGAAGAGTTGTTGCAGACAGAAAAGGAATATGTGAAAGCACTGGGATATGTTATGGAACACTACTTCCCAGAACTTGAGCGACAAGATGTGCCACAAGATCTGAGAGGACAAAGAGGAAGCATCTTTGGAAACCTGGAAAAACTTAGAGAGTTCCATCAACATAATTTCCTGAACGAGCTAGAACTTTGCCTAAGACACCCTTTCCGTGTAGGACGATGTTTTCTACGACAT AAAGAGAGTTTTGGTCTCTATGCTCTCTATAGCAAAAATAAACCACGCTCAGACCACCTGCTAATCAATCATGGAAAAGAGTTCTTTAAG CAAAAACAGCAGCTGCTGGGAGACAAAATGGACCTGTCATCATACCTGCTGAAGCCAGTGCAGCGCATAAGTAAATATGGTCTGCTTCTGCAGGACATGCTACAGGAGTGTGATGCAACGTCACACAAAGCTCCTGAGCGAGCAGAGTTACAGGCTGCATTAGAGGTCATCCAGTTCCAGCTTCGTCATGGCAACAACCTCCTTGCTATGGATGACATCCAGGAATGCGAT GTCAATTTGAAGGAACAAGGACAACTGATTCGCCAAGATGAGTTCCTGATGACCTTTAGGAAAAAGAAGTATTACaggcacatttttcttttccaggaaCTTATACTTTTTAGCAAGACCAAGAAAACAGAGGTTGGGAATGACATATATATCTACAAACAGTCATTTAAG ACCTCTGACATTGGGATGACACATAACTGTGGTGATAGTGGACTGTGCTTTGAAATCTGGTTTCGGAGGAGGAAGTCACaggacacatacacactacaggCACGCAGTTATGAAGTGAAGAAAGACTGGACCAAAGACCTGGAGAGGATTTTGTGGGAGCAGGCTATACACAACAGGG AGATTCGTATGCAAGAGAGAGTCTTCATGGGAATTGGATGCAAGCCTTTTATGGACATTAAGCCTAGTGAAGCTGCCATTTGCGACCGTGCCATTAAGTGTGCTCTAACAGGACGAG ACTGTAAGGCACCTGTTTTTTCTGGGCTGTCTGATATCGAACAAGGGTATCCTGCCCAGAGGCCAAATTCTACTGGTTCGGCCAGCTATGTGTCAACTTGCAgccactcatcctcctcctcgtcctcaGGGAGAGGATCTGTCTCACCTGTCGGTTACCACATTGACCTTAGTAGAAGAGCTGTTTCTGTGTCTGACCCTGGAGGTTTCTCTAATCTTGGAGAGCATGACTTAGACCaggaaaacatcaggcaaaatCAGCTTG CAGACAGTTCTGTATCTTCAGGTGAGAGTGTCAGTGGCTTTAGCGGTTCTGGCTACAGTTTGCAGTCAGTGATTGGTGGAGAACATGAGGTACCTCAGGTGTCTGACATTGGTCTAGGAAAACCATTCCCCCACAAAATTGATGACCAAAAGCAACACAAAGACAAACCATCTAAACTACAAAACCAAAAGCAAGACAAACCGCTTAAG GTTCAAGGTAATAATCAAATGGGAAAATCAACTGAAGTTTGA